The Bacteroidia bacterium genomic interval AGAAACCCAGGCAGCAATTCCTGCCAGTGAAACTGCTCCTCCGGTTCCCGAAACAGTAGAAATTCCCAAGCAAGAAGCTGCATTAGAAAGTCTTGCAGCAGCAGAAACCCTTGTTCTCACAAAAGAAGAAGGCAGAAGGAATTATTCTCCCCTCGTTCGTAGCATAGCAAAACAGGAGAATATCGGGATAAATGAACTGGATACTATTCAGGGTACAGGAGCAAAAGGAAGAGTTACCAAAAAAGATATCCTCGCTTATCTGGAAATTAGAAAACCGGAGATAAATGTACAGGAGCTTATGCCCCCACAAGAGAAAGTAGCTCCTTTAACTTCCACTACTCCCATCCAATCTTTGCCTGTCAATGGAAATAGCCATAAACTAAATGGACAGGGAACTTCTGATGAGGTAATTGAAATGGACAGAATGCGAAAAATGATCGCAGATCATATGGTCATGTCCAAACATACCTCTCCGCATGTTACCTGCTTTTTGGAAGTAGATGTAACTGATATGGTAGAATGGCGGGCAAAAAATAAAGATTCTTTCCAGGAAAGAAATGGAGAGAAACTAACTTTTACCCCTCTTTTTATTCAGGCGGTTGCAAAAGCGATCAAGGACTATCCCCTGATCAATGTATCTGTTGATGAAAATAAGATCATCAAAAAGAAGCAAGTCAATATAGGGATGGCTACTGCCCTGCCCACAGGTAATCTTATTGTACCTGTAATCAAACAGGCTGATCAGATGAACCTGGCAGGTCTGGCCACCACAGTAAATGATCTTGCAAATCGGGCCCGAAACAACAAACTAAAACCAGATGAAATCCAGGGAGGAACTTTTACGGTTTCCAATCTGGGTGCTTTCCGAATTGATGCAGGTACGCCTATCATCAATCAACCGCAAGTAGCCATTTTGGCGCTTGGGAATATTGTGAAGAAACCCGCAGTTGTCAGCACAGAGATTGGAGATGTGATCGCGATCAGGCAAAAGATGATGCTCTCCCTCTCTTTTGACCACAGAGTGGTGGATGGATTTCTGGGAGGATCATTCCTCCGAAGACTGGGTGATTACATCGAGCAATTCACCCAAACTGTTTAACGCTAAGTTATATTCAATTAGCCCTCCCCTCTATGAAGAATACGAAAGCAAAATATAACAAAGAAGACGTCCTCAAGGATTTTACTATCTGCTATAAAAGCAGACTCGCAAGCAACTCTATGCGCAAAGAAGCCTTAAGCGGAAAGGCAAAATTTGGCATCGAAGGTGGTGGAAAGGAACTTCCCCAGATTGCACTGGCGAAGGTTTTCCAAAAAGG includes:
- a CDS encoding dihydrolipoamide acetyltransferase family protein, with protein sequence MAQVEILIPKMGEGVIEATVLNWLKSVGDEVEEDETLLEIATDKVDSDVPSPVSGKLVQILAEADEVVAVGKVIAIIETQAAIPASETAPPVPETVEIPKQEAALESLAAAETLVLTKEEGRRNYSPLVRSIAKQENIGINELDTIQGTGAKGRVTKKDILAYLEIRKPEINVQELMPPQEKVAPLTSTTPIQSLPVNGNSHKLNGQGTSDEVIEMDRMRKMIADHMVMSKHTSPHVTCFLEVDVTDMVEWRAKNKDSFQERNGEKLTFTPLFIQAVAKAIKDYPLINVSVDENKIIKKKQVNIGMATALPTGNLIVPVIKQADQMNLAGLATTVNDLANRARNNKLKPDEIQGGTFTVSNLGAFRIDAGTPIINQPQVAILALGNIVKKPAVVSTEIGDVIAIRQKMMLSLSFDHRVVDGFLGGSFLRRLGDYIEQFTQTV